Proteins from a genomic interval of Candidatus Rubidus massiliensis:
- the hopD2_2 gene encoding Effector protein hopD2 — MKSSLFWLVLTIIIISGAFMIASKPKYIRLLINNWNIEKLPRHFRTSKNAFITDSNNPVSTQGLSELNISGSGQFSLKGLNALKKVLVSENVLFVDLRQESHGFLNGIAVSWYAGKNWANKGRHADEIKRDEKKRLENLLKHPFTIAYYNKHIPLPLIPKRAFTEQRLIETNTKWQYMRLPISDHKTPLDVEVDHFINVVKQIPQNTWIHFHCGNGDCRTTTMMAMFDMIKNSSHVSFEDIILRQWFIGGINLFHEPELEWKKEFAKERIYFLKNFYQYCNEITDFSIPWSTWVNFVYLQSLS; from the coding sequence ATGAAAAGTTCCCTTTTTTGGCTTGTTTTAACAATCATTATTATTTCAGGGGCCTTCATGATTGCCTCTAAACCTAAGTACATACGTCTTTTAATCAATAATTGGAATATCGAAAAGTTACCAAGACATTTCCGCACAAGTAAAAATGCTTTTATTACTGATTCCAATAATCCAGTTTCCACGCAGGGTTTGAGTGAGTTGAATATCTCGGGTAGTGGGCAATTTTCGTTAAAAGGATTAAATGCATTAAAAAAAGTTTTAGTTTCAGAAAATGTTTTATTTGTTGATTTACGGCAAGAATCGCATGGTTTTTTGAATGGCATAGCTGTTAGTTGGTATGCTGGCAAAAATTGGGCAAACAAAGGAAGACATGCAGATGAAATAAAACGAGATGAAAAAAAACGGTTAGAAAACCTGTTAAAGCACCCCTTTACAATAGCTTATTACAATAAGCATATTCCCCTCCCTCTGATTCCAAAACGCGCTTTTACTGAGCAAAGATTAATAGAAACCAACACGAAGTGGCAATACATGCGTCTTCCTATTTCTGATCATAAAACTCCCTTAGATGTAGAAGTTGACCATTTTATAAACGTTGTAAAACAAATCCCTCAAAATACTTGGATTCATTTTCATTGCGGCAATGGTGATTGTCGCACTACCACTATGATGGCTATGTTTGATATGATAAAAAATAGTAGTCATGTATCTTTTGAAGATATCATTTTAAGGCAATGGTTTATTGGCGGTATCAATTTGTTTCATGAACCTGAATTAGAATGGAAGAAAGAATTTGCAAAGGAAAGAATTTATTTTTTAAAAAATTTCTATCAATATTGCAACGAAATTACAGATTTTTCGATACCTTGGAGCACATGGGTTAATTTTGTCTACCTGCAATCTTTATCTTAA
- the trxA gene encoding Thioredoxin translates to MSKDTMTYLNDETFEQFIAEGVSFIDFYADWCGPCRMIAPIIEQLSQHLHGKAKVAKVDIETAQNVASSYQIVSIPTIIIFKDGKEVDRIVGVRTFDDFLGRVQAAI, encoded by the coding sequence ATGTCGAAAGATACGATGACTTATTTAAACGATGAAACTTTTGAGCAGTTTATTGCAGAAGGAGTTTCTTTCATTGATTTTTATGCTGATTGGTGTGGTCCTTGTCGCATGATTGCTCCAATTATTGAACAACTTTCCCAACATTTACATGGAAAAGCTAAAGTTGCAAAAGTTGATATAGAAACAGCCCAAAACGTTGCGAGCAGTTATCAGATAGTTTCTATTCCCACGATTATTATTTTTAAAGATGGTAAAGAAGTGGATAGAATTGTCGGAGTCAGAACGTTTGATGACTTTTTAGGTCGAGTTCAAGCCGCAATTTAA
- a CDS encoding Exopolysaccharide synthesis, ExoD, translating into MTMNGKKTALATILKELLIIADGKEISMDIVLKKLAGKGQAILLILLSIPFCLPIQIPGFSTPFGIVLSIIGLRIATSNYINIPEFIAKKTISYKILRKLINSALKISGKIQSFIFPRLITLTSKTIFKTAHGLTIFILGILLALPLPIPFTNFFAAYPLLCFGLGLLEDDGLFIIIAYFLSIICFSYFFAIYWFGKEGIKTLFT; encoded by the coding sequence ATGACAATGAATGGTAAAAAAACTGCTTTAGCAACAATCCTTAAAGAATTGTTAATTATCGCAGATGGTAAAGAAATATCTATGGATATTGTATTAAAGAAACTTGCAGGTAAGGGACAGGCTATCCTTTTAATTCTTTTAAGCATCCCTTTTTGCTTACCCATTCAAATTCCAGGATTTTCAACTCCATTTGGAATTGTTTTATCAATTATTGGACTCAGAATTGCTACAAGTAATTATATAAATATCCCAGAATTCATAGCAAAAAAAACAATTTCTTATAAAATTTTACGTAAACTTATTAATAGTGCTTTAAAAATTTCAGGAAAAATACAATCTTTTATTTTTCCTCGCCTTATAACTTTAACTTCTAAAACGATTTTTAAGACTGCTCACGGACTCACTATTTTTATATTAGGTATTTTGCTTGCTTTACCTTTACCAATTCCATTCACAAATTTTTTTGCTGCCTATCCTCTTCTTTGCTTTGGTTTAGGATTATTAGAAGATGATGGTTTATTTATAATTATTGCTTATTTTTTATCTATAATATGTTTTAGCTATTTTTTTGCTATTTATTGGTTTGGCAAAGAAGGTATAAAAACTCTTTTTACATAA
- the alx gene encoding Inner membrane protein alx yields MNENYLPWLYFNLLILVLLAFDLFVLHRKKHIIAMKEALWTSLGWIIIALIFNVYIFYSRGYEDALSFFTGYIVEKALSIDNLFVFIIIFSTFQVPEHLLHKVLFWGIIGAIVMRAFFIFFGIALINNFHWIIYVFGAFLIYTGWKLGFKPNKQIHPESNYFIRTIRKIIPMTQNYVGDAFFVKQNGKILATPLFLVLLAIEFTDVVFAVDSIPAIIGITQDPYLIYTSNIFAILGLRSLYFALAKIVQYFHFIHYGLSIILTFIGFKMLLSGYISIPILVSLSVILGTIAISIILSLLFPLKKN; encoded by the coding sequence ATGAATGAAAATTACTTACCTTGGCTCTACTTTAATTTACTTATTTTAGTTCTTCTCGCTTTTGATCTTTTTGTTTTACATCGCAAAAAACATATCATAGCCATGAAAGAAGCCCTTTGGACTAGTTTAGGATGGATAATCATAGCCTTGATTTTTAACGTTTATATTTTTTATTCAAGGGGTTATGAGGATGCGTTAAGCTTTTTTACAGGTTATATTGTCGAAAAAGCTTTAAGTATAGATAACTTGTTCGTCTTTATTATTATTTTTTCTACCTTTCAAGTACCTGAACACCTCTTACATAAAGTTTTATTTTGGGGAATTATTGGTGCAATTGTTATGAGAGCTTTTTTCATTTTTTTTGGGATAGCACTAATTAACAATTTTCACTGGATTATATATGTCTTTGGAGCCTTCCTTATTTATACAGGTTGGAAATTAGGATTTAAGCCGAATAAACAAATTCATCCAGAGTCAAATTATTTTATAAGGACTATTCGTAAAATTATTCCTATGACTCAAAATTATGTAGGAGACGCATTTTTTGTTAAGCAAAATGGTAAAATTTTGGCTACTCCCCTTTTTTTAGTATTGCTTGCTATTGAGTTTACAGATGTAGTTTTTGCTGTTGATTCAATACCTGCCATTATTGGTATAACACAAGACCCCTATCTTATTTATACCTCTAACATTTTTGCTATTTTAGGTTTGCGATCTTTATATTTTGCTCTTGCAAAAATCGTTCAATACTTTCACTTTATACATTATGGCTTAAGCATTATTTTAACTTTTATAGGTTTTAAAATGCTTTTGTCAGGCTATATTTCTATCCCCATTTTAGTCTCGTTATCAGTCATTTTAGGTACAATTGCCATTTCAATTATTTTATCTTTATTGTTCCCTTTAAAAAAAAACTAA
- a CDS encoding hypothetical protein (putative conserved protein), whose product MINISDEIRMAQRDKPNLTPLMFQSWRDMLFLHWVFPEAEIKKFIPPNLSVDLYNGQAFVGLIPFNVADLKPNFLGNIFPSISFSELNMRTYVFDERGVPGIWFFSLDASDWLSVQAAKIGYHLPYYHSKFQICTDFSTDEVIYNCQRETLRPTSFTYSVKERIGEAKKGTLEFFLLERYVLFTSYKDKCYEARVSHKPYIMHTVDLKSYDDNVFGWNNVNKPNDKPHHIIFSKGVDAEIYKLTEIKKI is encoded by the coding sequence ATGATAAACATCAGTGATGAAATAAGAATGGCTCAAAGAGATAAGCCAAATTTGACACCCCTCATGTTTCAAAGTTGGAGAGACATGCTTTTTCTGCATTGGGTTTTTCCAGAAGCTGAAATAAAAAAATTTATCCCACCTAATCTATCAGTTGATTTATACAATGGGCAAGCCTTCGTTGGCTTAATTCCATTTAACGTAGCTGATCTTAAACCAAACTTTTTAGGAAATATTTTTCCCTCAATAAGTTTTTCAGAATTGAATATGAGAACCTACGTATTTGACGAGAGAGGAGTTCCCGGTATTTGGTTTTTTTCTTTAGATGCAAGTGATTGGCTAAGTGTACAGGCAGCAAAAATTGGATATCATCTGCCTTATTATCATTCAAAATTTCAAATCTGCACCGATTTTTCAACAGATGAAGTGATTTATAATTGTCAAAGAGAAACTCTAAGGCCAACAAGCTTTACCTATAGTGTTAAAGAACGTATTGGAGAAGCTAAAAAAGGAACTCTAGAGTTTTTCTTACTTGAAAGGTATGTTCTTTTCACTTCCTATAAAGATAAATGTTATGAGGCTCGAGTTTCTCATAAACCTTATATTATGCATACAGTTGATCTAAAAAGCTATGATGACAATGTTTTTGGATGGAATAACGTTAATAAGCCTAACGATAAGCCACACCATATTATTTTCTCAAAAGGCGTGGATGCTGAAATTTATAAATTAACGGAGATTAAAAAAATATGA
- the fkpA gene encoding putative FKBP-type peptidyl-prolyl cis-trans isomerase FkpA precursor encodes MLRKNFALLASMSLICTSGIVLGQNATTAPAPATTTQAASVKKDGEGEIDVKKLSEAFGHFIGRNLKTPSMQLDLESTIKGMREGAEGKPAPMSDQEYEMMMLKAQEKAFAKISEENLKAANEFLKQNAKTEGVISIEPDKLQYKILKEGNGAVVQEGSVPLIQYKGTYLDGTVFGNSEEVGGPIKIPLNQTIPGFSKGILGMKEGEKRRLYVHPDKGYGTTGHLPPNSMLIFDVEVIKADAKDQDTAANNDQDDDMIPIALGEDDEDLDSESDQNDSDIGMGKSLKKEEVAN; translated from the coding sequence ATGTTACGTAAAAATTTTGCTCTACTTGCAAGTATGAGCTTAATCTGCACATCGGGAATAGTTTTAGGACAAAATGCTACTACAGCGCCAGCTCCTGCTACGACAACACAAGCCGCATCTGTTAAAAAAGATGGTGAGGGTGAGATAGATGTAAAAAAACTATCTGAGGCTTTTGGCCATTTTATTGGAAGAAATTTAAAAACTCCAAGCATGCAGCTTGATTTAGAAAGTACTATTAAGGGTATGCGTGAAGGAGCTGAAGGCAAGCCTGCTCCTATGAGCGACCAAGAGTATGAAATGATGATGTTGAAAGCACAAGAAAAAGCTTTTGCTAAAATTTCAGAAGAAAATTTAAAAGCCGCTAATGAGTTTTTAAAGCAAAATGCCAAAACAGAGGGTGTAATTTCTATTGAACCAGATAAATTACAATATAAAATCTTAAAGGAAGGAAACGGAGCTGTCGTTCAAGAAGGTTCTGTACCTTTAATCCAGTATAAAGGAACTTATTTAGATGGTACTGTATTTGGAAATTCTGAAGAGGTAGGCGGGCCTATCAAAATACCATTAAATCAAACTATCCCAGGTTTTAGCAAAGGTATTTTAGGTATGAAGGAAGGAGAGAAAAGAAGGCTATATGTGCATCCTGATAAGGGATATGGCACAACAGGGCACCTTCCTCCAAATTCAATGCTCATTTTTGACGTAGAAGTTATTAAAGCTGATGCTAAAGATCAAGACACAGCAGCTAACAATGATCAAGATGATGACATGATTCCAATCGCTCTTGGCGAAGATGATGAAGATCTAGATAGTGAATCGGACCAAAATGATTCTGATATTGGAATGGGCAAAAGCCTTAAAAAAGAAGAAGTAGCAAACTAA
- the trmL gene encoding tRNA (cytidine(34)-2'-O)-methyltransferase: MKIVLYQPQIPQNTGNIVRSCSVTGTDLILVEPMGFSINDRWLKRAGLDYWEGVDVKIITNLVTYLEETNAPFYFFSSKATKSYDSINYPANSILIFGSETSGLPQEFFNRWPDQFAKIPMVDKSRCLNLATSAGIVLYEAHRQNQFNFIN; this comes from the coding sequence ATGAAAATTGTCTTATATCAACCACAAATTCCACAAAATACGGGAAATATTGTTCGATCATGCTCAGTTACTGGGACTGATTTAATATTAGTTGAACCTATGGGTTTTAGCATTAATGATCGATGGCTAAAACGGGCCGGCCTAGATTATTGGGAAGGTGTTGATGTAAAAATAATTACAAATTTAGTGACTTACTTAGAAGAAACAAATGCACCTTTTTACTTTTTTTCAAGTAAGGCTACCAAATCATACGATTCCATAAATTATCCTGCTAACTCTATATTAATTTTCGGATCTGAGACGAGTGGGTTACCACAAGAATTTTTTAATCGTTGGCCGGATCAATTTGCTAAAATTCCTATGGTTGATAAATCAAGGTGTTTAAATTTAGCAACATCAGCTGGAATTGTGTTATACGAAGCTCATAGACAAAACCAGTTTAATTTCATAAATTAA
- the moeZ gene encoding putative adenylyltransferase/sulfurtransferase MoeZ has product MERNYLILAYYTFTPILDPNLEVELHKAFFQDKDVTCRIYISEEGINGQMSALKKDAIAYMDWMHSRAGFENVHFKLHEHHENVFPRCTVKYRKQLVALDEKVDIEQGGEHISPQKWKQFLENNDPKILLDVRNDYEWKIGHFKDAELPPCENFRDFNQYALDLKQKVDPQKMPVMMYCTGGIRCELYSAVLKKHGFEKVYQLQGGVINYGLEVGSEHWLGKLFVFDDRLAIAISEDEAPIIGECYHCQKPNDHYYNCANVNCNTLFICCSDCLKEYNGCCKQECTTSDRIRPFNEQCSHKPFKKWYHYLPSKKVK; this is encoded by the coding sequence ATGGAAAGAAATTATTTAATCTTAGCTTATTATACATTCACACCGATCTTAGATCCAAACTTAGAAGTCGAACTTCATAAAGCCTTTTTTCAAGACAAAGATGTCACCTGTCGCATTTATATTTCAGAGGAAGGAATAAATGGGCAAATGAGTGCTTTAAAAAAAGATGCTATCGCTTACATGGACTGGATGCATAGTCGAGCCGGTTTTGAAAATGTTCATTTTAAATTACACGAACACCATGAAAATGTTTTTCCTCGCTGCACTGTAAAATATCGGAAACAACTTGTTGCTTTAGATGAAAAAGTTGATATAGAACAAGGTGGCGAACATATATCTCCTCAAAAATGGAAACAATTCTTAGAAAATAACGATCCAAAAATTTTGCTTGATGTCCGCAATGATTATGAGTGGAAAATAGGTCATTTTAAAGATGCTGAATTACCTCCTTGCGAAAACTTTCGAGATTTCAATCAATATGCGCTCGATTTAAAACAAAAAGTTGATCCTCAAAAAATGCCGGTGATGATGTATTGTACAGGTGGGATTCGCTGTGAACTATATTCTGCAGTCCTAAAAAAACACGGGTTTGAAAAGGTATATCAATTGCAAGGTGGTGTCATTAACTACGGTTTAGAAGTTGGTAGTGAGCATTGGCTTGGAAAATTATTTGTTTTTGATGATCGTCTAGCAATTGCCATTTCAGAAGACGAAGCTCCAATCATTGGGGAATGTTACCATTGTCAAAAACCAAATGATCACTATTACAATTGTGCAAATGTTAACTGTAATACTCTATTCATTTGCTGCTCCGATTGTTTAAAAGAATACAATGGCTGCTGCAAGCAAGAGTGTACGACATCAGATCGAATTCGTCCCTTTAATGAACAATGTTCACATAAACCTTTTAAAAAGTGGTATCACTACTTACCTTCAAAAAAAGTTAAATGA
- the hopD2_1 gene encoding Effector protein hopD2, with product MKLIITLAYILFMTTIFTSCSSTKSYPILNMENNVELPKNFRIAKNFSPSHSSSIGLEQLNASASGQFSSQSLALIIEKIGHSPLYILDLREETHLFIDGTAISWYADRDWANVGKTKEQIDELEHKTIRELSLKSSIELLDDLNPLNRTFTNVLSEKEVVQLAGLGYKKIPVSDHCRPYDHQVEEFLEFIREIEKQGAWIHIHCAAGRGRSSTFLVMYDILKNAKQVSLNDIFLRQKEMGGVDFLAEPDHTKWKYPYLKERIAFLEQFYEFCKNSPDPLRGNWSRWAMTNLAPPLAR from the coding sequence ATGAAATTAATCATCACATTAGCCTACATTTTATTTATGACTACGATTTTCACAAGTTGCTCTTCAACTAAATCTTATCCTATTTTAAATATGGAAAATAATGTTGAATTACCCAAAAACTTTAGAATAGCGAAAAATTTTTCCCCGAGCCACAGTTCTTCTATTGGTTTGGAACAATTAAACGCCTCTGCCAGTGGACAATTTTCATCCCAAAGCTTAGCCTTAATTATAGAAAAAATAGGACATTCCCCTCTTTACATCCTTGATTTAAGAGAAGAAACCCACCTTTTTATCGATGGTACAGCTATTAGTTGGTATGCTGATAGGGATTGGGCAAATGTTGGAAAGACAAAAGAACAAATAGATGAATTAGAACACAAAACTATACGTGAATTATCTTTAAAGTCCTCAATTGAACTATTAGATGATTTGAATCCTCTAAATCGCACATTCACGAATGTTTTGTCAGAAAAAGAAGTGGTGCAATTGGCAGGACTTGGTTATAAAAAAATTCCCGTTAGTGATCACTGTCGCCCTTATGATCACCAAGTAGAAGAATTTTTAGAGTTTATTCGTGAAATAGAAAAGCAAGGGGCTTGGATTCATATTCATTGTGCTGCTGGACGCGGTCGCTCTTCAACCTTTTTAGTCATGTATGATATTTTAAAAAATGCTAAACAGGTAAGTTTGAACGATATTTTTTTAAGACAAAAAGAAATGGGTGGTGTTGACTTTTTAGCTGAGCCAGATCATACAAAGTGGAAATATCCTTATCTAAAAGAAAGGATCGCTTTTTTAGAACAATTTTATGAATTTTGCAAAAATTCTCCAGACCCTTTAAGAGGAAACTGGTCTAGATGGGCAATGACCAATCTTGCCCCACCTCTTGCGCGCTGA
- a CDS encoding ATP-dependent helicase HepA codes for MTSIFSIEETADTYTIIKVSGKVPQELKTFAHSDHLYKIPVAKTFSFLKLFALTGQITFKKNDLICDFFSRFQCKIQVKNEVVEGFTLDISFFNDHKKISLESCDLIGNSSEPWFIKAPFLYFLDIECPFKLLSKLKINPILSKDQLFELINENYHGLYIEAEIPLITKIEPHPILQLQDSYGMFANLNLDYGNNKIISFHSSELFPSRNLTYEKSLEKDLLETGFLNKLQGNTHYFCPADKVAKTLSFLLEIGWTILDIHKRKIVHYKSSSLTITQEKNHLRIAGSIKFDNYEADIENLVGTFNKKDRFILINPTTVGLFPENWQTGDLVNLLEEIEVDKEGVKLSKNAIGYLTEQSDKTLHFQLDDSLKKLLDYEKKEQVILSEEFLGQLRPYQLIGVEWLSFLYTNRFAGILADDMGLGKTVQVIAFLANLKTHLPIIVIVPTSLVFNWEMEFKKFIPKCTLYVHQSAQRLTDFSKLSSKVIIITSYAIARIDKDLLKSTHFEAVILDEAQAIKNSDTQIAQVMYQLRANFRLSITGTPIENNLNELWSQFRFLLPDLLEDKKSFAMDVEASFSDLRYLRKIKKKIKPFIMRRTKEEVAKDLPEKIEQVIYLEMTPLQKSIYDSFLQKIKKDVVSKVKNDPKKHRMEILESILRLRQICCHPFLVNPLVDEEIDYTNSSPKLEQLLEDLKTLQLEGKKVIVYSQFTKMLKLIVKEVQKLSIPYAYLDGETKNREEAVNLFQNDPNISLFLISLKAGGVGLNLTAADYVYLFDPWWNNAVEEQAINRAHRIGRKEIVIAKKFIMLESIEEKLVKIKEAKKSLSQTIIDDEEFINQNWTIDDFLALLS; via the coding sequence ATGACTTCTATCTTTTCAATTGAAGAAACAGCAGATACTTACACTATTATAAAAGTTTCAGGCAAAGTCCCTCAGGAGCTTAAAACATTTGCCCATTCAGATCACTTATACAAAATTCCTGTAGCTAAGACATTTTCATTTCTTAAATTATTTGCCTTAACTGGTCAAATAACTTTTAAAAAAAACGATTTGATTTGCGACTTTTTTTCCCGTTTTCAGTGCAAAATTCAAGTTAAAAATGAGGTAGTTGAAGGATTTACTTTAGATATTTCTTTCTTCAATGATCATAAAAAAATATCTTTAGAAAGTTGTGATTTAATAGGAAATAGTTCAGAGCCATGGTTTATAAAAGCCCCCTTTCTTTATTTTTTAGATATTGAATGCCCTTTTAAATTATTAAGTAAACTAAAAATAAATCCCATTTTGTCCAAAGACCAATTATTCGAATTGATAAATGAAAATTATCATGGTTTGTATATAGAGGCAGAAATTCCTCTAATAACGAAAATTGAACCACATCCTATTTTACAGCTCCAAGATAGCTATGGGATGTTTGCTAATTTAAATTTGGATTATGGTAACAATAAAATTATTTCGTTTCATTCTTCCGAACTATTTCCTTCCCGTAATCTAACTTATGAAAAAAGTTTAGAAAAAGATTTATTAGAAACTGGTTTTTTGAATAAGTTACAAGGCAATACTCATTATTTTTGTCCAGCTGATAAAGTTGCTAAAACATTATCTTTTTTACTTGAAATTGGTTGGACTATTCTAGATATTCACAAAAGAAAAATTGTTCATTACAAGTCATCTTCTTTGACAATAACTCAAGAAAAAAATCATCTGCGCATAGCAGGCTCCATAAAATTTGATAATTATGAAGCTGACATAGAAAATTTAGTTGGTACTTTTAACAAAAAAGACAGATTTATTTTAATTAATCCCACAACCGTCGGCCTATTTCCAGAAAATTGGCAAACTGGGGATCTCGTCAATCTTTTAGAAGAGATTGAAGTTGATAAAGAAGGGGTAAAATTGTCTAAAAATGCTATTGGCTATCTTACTGAGCAGTCAGACAAAACACTTCATTTTCAGTTAGACGATAGCTTAAAAAAGCTTTTAGATTACGAAAAAAAAGAACAAGTCATACTTTCTGAAGAATTTTTAGGGCAATTGCGTCCTTATCAATTGATTGGCGTTGAGTGGTTATCTTTTTTATATACTAATCGATTTGCAGGGATATTAGCAGATGATATGGGGCTTGGTAAAACCGTTCAAGTCATAGCCTTTTTAGCAAACTTAAAGACACATTTACCCATAATAGTTATAGTGCCAACTTCATTAGTATTTAATTGGGAAATGGAGTTTAAAAAATTTATCCCTAAGTGCACTTTATATGTTCATCAAAGCGCGCAAAGGTTAACCGATTTTTCAAAGCTTAGTTCCAAAGTTATTATTATAACTTCATACGCTATCGCGCGAATTGACAAAGATTTATTAAAATCCACCCACTTTGAAGCGGTTATCCTGGATGAGGCACAAGCGATAAAAAATTCTGATACCCAAATAGCACAAGTAATGTACCAATTACGCGCCAATTTTCGTTTAAGCATCACTGGAACGCCTATAGAAAATAATTTAAATGAATTATGGTCACAATTTAGATTTCTATTACCAGACCTTTTGGAAGACAAAAAAAGTTTTGCTATGGATGTAGAAGCATCTTTTTCAGACCTCCGTTATTTAAGAAAAATTAAGAAAAAAATTAAACCTTTTATAATGAGAAGAACTAAAGAAGAAGTTGCCAAAGATTTACCTGAAAAAATAGAACAAGTTATTTATTTAGAAATGACACCATTGCAAAAAAGTATCTATGATTCATTTTTACAAAAAATAAAAAAAGATGTTGTTTCAAAAGTTAAGAATGATCCTAAAAAGCATCGTATGGAAATACTTGAATCAATTCTTCGTTTAAGACAAATCTGTTGTCATCCATTTTTAGTAAATCCATTAGTCGATGAAGAAATCGATTATACAAATTCATCCCCTAAGCTTGAACAGTTATTAGAAGATTTAAAAACACTTCAGTTAGAAGGTAAAAAAGTTATTGTATATAGTCAGTTTACAAAAATGTTAAAATTGATTGTTAAAGAAGTACAAAAACTATCTATTCCTTATGCTTATCTGGACGGTGAAACTAAGAATCGGGAAGAGGCTGTTAATCTATTTCAAAATGATCCAAATATATCTTTATTTTTAATTAGTTTAAAAGCGGGAGGGGTTGGCTTAAATTTAACGGCTGCAGATTATGTTTATCTTTTCGATCCATGGTGGAATAATGCAGTTGAGGAACAAGCGATTAATCGAGCTCACAGAATTGGAAGAAAAGAAATTGTCATTGCAAAAAAATTTATTATGCTTGAAAGCATAGAAGAAAAACTTGTCAAAATTAAAGAAGCAAAAAAAAGTTTATCGCAAACAATTATTGACGATGAGGAATTTATCAATCAAAATTGGACTATTGATGATTTTTTAGCATTGTTATCTTAA